A DNA window from Macadamia integrifolia cultivar HAES 741 chromosome 4, SCU_Mint_v3, whole genome shotgun sequence contains the following coding sequences:
- the LOC122076863 gene encoding L-gulonolactone oxidase 3, with the protein MGGTRYHHHHHLLFLHGLLLVLVIWVTTQHKHSTHAMPPPPPTQCNATGCILSNCYGIWNDRNDCWVPKILYPTTEDELLSAVAYANRNKLKLKVVWGSHTIPKLACPGTSSPGNALLISTANYNSSVVVDVADLSVTSDAGVSLRHLIDKVEEAGFSLVPSPYWEGASVAGIISTGSHGSSWWGKGGSVHDHVLELSLVVPATESQGHAKILRLNAQDPLFNAAIVSMGMLGVVSKVKLSLEPRFKRSITYNFTDDAQFEDEFMDHARRHEFADITWYASRHTAVYRYDDRVPLNSNGDGVYDFLGFQPNPVPVSTTVRAVEKAFEAAKNVNGKCTMAASFVGYKKLIANGLKNNKQFFTGYPVVGYQGKMQTSGSCLYSPAADTLSSCAWDPRIKGLFFYETTAIFPASKFADFIRDVKKLRDLKPENFCGVDIYNGFLIRFIKASGAYLGQTEDSVVVDFNYYRADEASTSRLNQDVWEEVEQMAFFKYGARPHWAKNRNLAFVGVQAKYPNFNKFLAAKKQLDPQNIFSSYWSDEILIGKEAAKGEGCALEGQCVCSEDRHCNPSKGYFCKPGLIYTVARVCRYSPSSMA; encoded by the exons ATGGGTGGAACAAgataccaccaccaccaccacctccttttCCTCCATGGCCTCCTCCTAGTCCTAGTGATATGGGTAACAACCCAGCACAAGCACAGCACCCATGCCATGCCACCACCACCCCCAACTCAATGTAATGCAACTGGTTGCATCCTTAGCAACTGCTATGGAATATGGAATGACCGAAACGATTGCTGGGTTCCTAAGATCCTCTACCCAACAACAGAAGATGAGCTCTTATCCGCAGTTGCCTATGCCAACCGCAACAAACTCAAGCTCAAAGTAGTGTGGGGTTCACACACCATCCCAAAACTGGCGTGCCCAGGAACATCCTCCCCTGGAAATGCACTCCTAATAAGCACAGCTAACTATAATTCAAGTGTCGTCGTTGATGTCGCAGATCTCAGTGTCACATCTGATGCAGGAGTCTCACTCCGGCATCTAATTGATAAGGTAGAAGAAGCTGGTTTCAGTTTAGTGCCGTCTCCATATTGGGAAGGGGCTAGTGTGGCAGGAATCATAAGCACAGGTTCACATGGGAGTTCATGGTGGGGAAAGGGAGGCTCTGTTCATGATCACGTCCTTGAACTTAGTCTTGTAGTCCCTGCCACAGAATCTCAGGGTCATGCTAAAATTCTGAGACTCAACGCTCAAGATCCACTCTTCAACGCAGCAATAGTTTCAATGGGAATGTTAGGAGTCGTCTCAAAG GTAAAGCTCTCACTGGAACCAAGGTTCAAAAGAAGTATAACCTACAATTTCACGGATGATGCTCAATTTGAGGATGAATTCATGGACCATGCACGGAGACATGAATTTGCAGATATCACCTGGTATGCATCAAGACATACAGCGGTGTACAGGTATGATGATCGAGTTCCATTAAACAGTAACGGAGATGGAGTATATGACTTCCTTGGGTTCCAACCTAACCCAGTTCCGGTGTCCACTACAGTTCGTGCTGTAG AGAAAGCATTTGAGGCTGCAAAGAACGTCAATGGGAAATGCACAATGGCAGCTTCATTTGTGGGATACAAGAAATTAATTGCCAACGGCctgaaaaataataaacaattcTTCACAGGGTACCCAGTTGTTGGTTATCAGGGTAAAATGCAAACCTCTGGTTCCTGTCTATACTCACCTGCAGCGGACACCCTGAGCTCATGTGCTTGGGATCCAAGAATCAAAGGGCTCTTCTTCTATGAGACGACAGCAATCTTCCCTGCTTCAAAGTTTGCAGATTTCATTCGTGACGTAAAGAAACTAAGAGACCTGAAACCAGAAAATTTCTGTGGGGTGGATATCTACAATGGATTTCTGATACGCTTCATTAAGGCTTCTGGGGCATATCTAGGTCAAACTGAGGATTCTGTCGTCGTTGATTTCAACTACTATCGAGCTGATGAGGCTTCTACATCAAGGCTGAACCAAGATGTCTGGGAAGAGGTAGAGCAGATGGCATTCTTCAAGTATGGAGCTAGACCACATTGGGCCAAGAACAGAAACCTTGCATTTGTAGGTGTACAAGCGAAGTATCCCAACTTCAACAAGTTCCTAGCAGCCAAAAAACAATTGGACCCTCAAAACATATTTTCTAGTTACTGGTCAGATGAGATACTCATTGGTAAAGAGGCAGCAAAAGGTGAGGGATGCGCCTTGGAAGGACAATGCGTATGCTCAGAAGATAGACACTGTAACCCAAGCAAGGGGTATTTCTGCAAACCGGGCCTCATTTATACAGTAGCTCGGGTATGCAGGTACTCTCCATCCTCCATGGCCTAA